DNA from Luteolibacter yonseiensis:
CAAGAAGATGGAAGAAGTCGAAATCGTTGGTATCCGCGACACGCAGAAGACCACCGTCACCGACATCGAAATGTTCCGCAAGCTCCTCGACGAAGGTCGCGCCGGTGACAACGTCGGTCTCCTCATCCGCGGTCTCAAGAAGGACCAGGTCGAGCGTGGCCAGGTCATCGCCAAGGTCGGCTCCGTCAAGGGCCACACGATCTTCAAGTCCGAGATCTACGTCCTTTCCAAGGAAGAAGGCGGCCGCCACACCCCGTTCTTCTCGAACTACCGCCCGCAGTTCTACTTCCGTACCACGGACGTGACCGGCAGCATCAAGCTTCCGGAAGGTGTCGAAATGGTGATGCCTGGTGACAACATCAACCTTGAGGTTGAGCTCATCACCCCGATCGCCATGGAGCCAACCATGCGTTTCGCGATCCGCGAAGGTGGCCGTACCGTGGGTGCGGGCCGCGTCGGTGAGATCATCAAGTAAGTTCAAGCAACGAGGCTTCCCGCGGGTTTCCGCGGGAATGCTGGACTCCGGGGCATCCCGCCTTAAAACGGGATGCCCTTAAGTCGCCTCAAAAAAACGGAAGTAGCTCAATTGGTAGAGTAGCGGTCTCCAAAACCGTTGGTTGTGGGTTCGAGTCCCACCTTCCGTGCCATTTTCCTCTCAGTCCCACCGTCAAACGACCACATGTTTTCCAAAATCTCAAATTTCTTGGGCGAAGTAAAAGGAGAGCTCCGCAAAGCGAGCTGGCCTTGGGAATCGGACCCGAAAATCAAGGGGATCAAGAAATACAAGGAGCTTGTTGACTCGACGATCGTCGTGCTCATCGCGATGGTTCTTCTCGCTGGCTTCGTCCAGTTCTGGGACTTCTTCCACGTTCTGATTGTGGGCTTTTTCACCAACTTCGACTTCGGCCGCTGATCCGGCAGGCCGATCGTTTTTTCATTTTCATCTCCGACCGACCCGTCATGTCAGAAACCAAACCATTCCGCGACCAGTGGTACGTTGTCCAGGTCCTTTCCGGCCAGGAAGGCAAAGTCCGTGACCGGATTGCCCGCAACGCCGAAGCCGAGGGAATGACCGAATACATCCGCGAAGTGCTCGTCCCGACCGAAATGGTCTCCGAGATCCGTCGCGGCAAGAAGACCGAAACGAAGAAGAAATTCTTCCCGGGCTACATCATTGTGAACATGAACCTCGCCACCGAGGACAACCAGCTCGTCGAGAAGACCTGGTTTTTCATCAAGGAGATGGAAGGTGTCATCGGTTTCGCTGGAACCAAGGACCGCCCCGCGCCGATGCGTCCGCGTGAGGTGGAAGCGATGCTTTCGCAGATCAAGGAGCGCGAGGAGAGCGTGCGCCCATCCATCAGTTTCGAAGTCGGCGATACCGTGAAAGTCGCCGACGGACCATTCCAGAGCCAGAACGGCATCGTCGAGGAAATCGACCCGGAACGCGGCAAACTCCGCGTCTCGGTCACCATCTTCGGACGCAGCACGCCGGTCGAACTCGAATATTGGCAGGTCGAAAGAGCATAATTCTCTTTACCTGCGCTCCCGAATATACAACCACCCCTCTCCCGCAAGTTAACCGCATCTATTTATGGCCAAGGAAGTCGTCAAACTCATCAAGCTCCAGATCAAGGCTGGTGCCGCCAATCCATCACCTCCAGTGGGCCCAGCCCTCGGTCAGGCTGGTGTCAACATCATGGCGTTCTGTAAGGAATTCAACGCGAACACTCAAGCCCAAGCCGGCGACGTGCTTCCTGTGGTGATTTCGGTTTACAAGGACAAATCGTTCTCCTTCATCACCAAGAAGCCCCCCGCCGGCAACCTTCTCAAGAAGGCGGCAGGTCTCGCTTCCGGCTCGAAAGAGGCGAACAAGATCAAGGTTGGCAAGATCACGAAGGCCCAGCTCATGGAAGTCGTGAAAATCAAGATGCCCGACCTCAATACAAAGGATCCCGAGGCAGCCGCCCGCATTCTCGCGGGTACCGCCCGCCAGATGGGCCTCGAAATCGAAGGCTACTGAAAATTTCGCCGGAAACTTCTGATGAGGTGACCGGCACCCGCAGGAGGGAAACGCATCCCGCGCTCCCCGACCGAACTGCAAACTGATACTGAAATGTCCAAATTCCGCAGCAAACGCTACAAACAGGCAGCCGCTCTTGTCCAAGCCGGCAAGAACTACTCGCTCACCGATGCCATCTCGACCGTCAAAGGTTTCCCGGCACCAAAATTCACCCCGACCGTGACGCTTTCCTTCCACCTCGGCGTGGATCCCCGGAAGAGCGACCAGATGGTCCGTGGTTCCGTCTCCCTGCCGCACGGCACTGGTAAAAACGTCCGCGTCGTCGTCTTCGCCCAAGGTGCCGCCGCCGAGGCCGCCCGCGCCGCCGGTGCCGAGCACGTCGGTTACGAAGACCTCATCGCCAAGGTCCAGGGCGGTTTCACGGATTTCGACTCCGCGATCGCCACTCCGGACGCCATGACCGAAGTCCGGAAAATCGCCCGTGTCCTCGGACCCCGCGGCCTGATGCCGAACCCGAAGACCGGAACCGTCACCGACGACACCGCCAAGGCCGTGCGCGAGGTGAAGGCCGGACGCATCGACTACAAGCTCGACAAGAACGGCAACGTTTCCGCCTCCATCGGCAAGTCCTCCTTCGAACCTGCCCAGCTTGAGGAAAACGCACGCGCCCTTGTGGACAGCGTCGTCCGCGCCAAGCC
Protein-coding regions in this window:
- a CDS encoding preprotein translocase subunit SecE: MGEVKGELRKASWPWESDPKIKGIKKYKELVDSTIVVLIAMVLLAGFVQFWDFFHVLIVGFFTNFDFGR
- the nusG gene encoding transcription termination/antitermination protein NusG, which translates into the protein MSETKPFRDQWYVVQVLSGQEGKVRDRIARNAEAEGMTEYIREVLVPTEMVSEIRRGKKTETKKKFFPGYIIVNMNLATEDNQLVEKTWFFIKEMEGVIGFAGTKDRPAPMRPREVEAMLSQIKEREESVRPSISFEVGDTVKVADGPFQSQNGIVEEIDPERGKLRVSVTIFGRSTPVELEYWQVERA
- the rplK gene encoding 50S ribosomal protein L11, whose product is MAKEVVKLIKLQIKAGAANPSPPVGPALGQAGVNIMAFCKEFNANTQAQAGDVLPVVISVYKDKSFSFITKKPPAGNLLKKAAGLASGSKEANKIKVGKITKAQLMEVVKIKMPDLNTKDPEAAARILAGTARQMGLEIEGY
- the rplA gene encoding 50S ribosomal protein L1: MSKFRSKRYKQAAALVQAGKNYSLTDAISTVKGFPAPKFTPTVTLSFHLGVDPRKSDQMVRGSVSLPHGTGKNVRVVVFAQGAAAEAARAAGAEHVGYEDLIAKVQGGFTDFDSAIATPDAMTEVRKIARVLGPRGLMPNPKTGTVTDDTAKAVREVKAGRIDYKLDKNGNVSASIGKSSFEPAQLEENARALVDSVVRAKPASAKGNYIQAVTLAASMLPGIPLEAATYTKASA